The Candidatus Flexicrinis affinis genome has a segment encoding these proteins:
- a CDS encoding N-acetyl-gamma-glutamyl-phosphate reductase, translated as MISVGIVGASGYTGGELIRLLLGHPHVDVTQVTSRENAGQFVYAAHPHLRGGTPLRFIHPDALEPCDVLFLCLPHGVASREIDRYAALAPTLIDLSADFRLRDLSLYERVYGGAHAAPRWVDRFVYGLPEVNREALRGASYASGVGCNATTVNLALLPLVRAGLLARASAEVKVGSSEGGAEVNDGSHHPIRSGAVRAYKATGHRHHAEVTQILGDVPVRFAVTAIEMVRGVHVTAHVDLTRPITDKDLWAAYRGAYGSEPFIRLVAAKSGLHRLPEPRLVAGTNYCDIGWELDADDPTHVVIVAALDNLGKGAAGSAIQCMNLMRGFDERDGLRLFAAYP; from the coding sequence GTGATCTCGGTCGGAATCGTCGGGGCGAGCGGATACACCGGCGGCGAGTTGATTCGCCTGCTGCTGGGGCATCCGCACGTCGACGTCACGCAGGTGACCAGCCGCGAGAACGCCGGCCAGTTCGTCTACGCCGCGCATCCCCACCTGCGCGGCGGCACACCGCTGCGCTTCATTCATCCGGACGCGCTCGAGCCGTGCGACGTGTTGTTTCTGTGCCTTCCGCACGGCGTCGCCAGCCGCGAGATCGACCGATACGCCGCGCTCGCGCCGACACTCATCGACCTGTCCGCTGATTTCCGGCTGCGCGATCTGTCGCTGTACGAACGCGTGTACGGTGGAGCGCACGCCGCGCCGCGGTGGGTCGACCGATTCGTGTACGGCCTGCCCGAGGTCAACCGCGAGGCGCTGCGCGGCGCGTCGTACGCCAGCGGTGTCGGCTGCAACGCCACTACGGTCAACCTCGCCCTGCTGCCGCTCGTACGTGCTGGACTGCTCGCCCGTGCCAGCGCCGAAGTGAAGGTCGGGTCGTCGGAAGGAGGCGCGGAGGTGAATGACGGGTCGCATCATCCGATTCGCAGCGGCGCGGTGCGGGCGTACAAGGCCACCGGCCACCGTCACCATGCCGAGGTGACGCAAATTCTAGGCGACGTGCCGGTGCGGTTCGCGGTCACGGCAATCGAGATGGTGCGCGGCGTGCATGTCACGGCGCACGTCGACCTCACGCGGCCAATCACCGACAAAGACCTGTGGGCGGCCTATCGCGGCGCGTACGGCAGCGAGCCGTTCATCCGGCTTGTGGCGGCGAAATCCGGTCTGCATCGCCTCCCCGAACCCCGCCTTGTCGCCGGGACGAACTATTGCGACATCGGCTGGGAACTGGACGCGGACGATCCGACCCACGTGGTGATCGTGGCGGCGCTCGACAATTTGGGCAAAGGCGCGGCCGGCAGCGCAATTCAGTGCATGAACCTCATGCGCGGCTTCGACGAGCGCGACGGCCTGCGCTTGTTTGCCGCCTATCCATGA
- the lysS gene encoding homocitrate synthase, protein MPFDRFAIIESTLREGEQFSTATFTTAQKIEIATMLDDFGVEMIEMTSPVASPQSAADVRAVVGLGLNARILTHIRCKREDAMQALETGVHGVDIVIGTSPQLMQHSHGKSVRQIIDSALDVLTFVREQKPDVILRFSTEDSFRSKESDLLRVYLAVADSGLVDRLGVADTVGIATPSRTFELVHQLVRLTGLDIEFHGHNDSCCAVANATAALEAGATHIDTTILGIGERNGITPLGGLIARLYTLNRDYVAKYNLPLLPQLDALISRLCDLPIPFNNTITGSSAFIHKAGIHAKAVLADPTTYEAINPGDFGLSREIAIGHRLTGWNAIRDRAAVLGLAIDDATIQDVTRVIKARADERPMTGAEIDALLREAAGATLTPGPSPSGGEGERASRVPDFPEGYSSSEKPERTFSHNADLSPDCEPNPPLPDDQREHRRSGEGLGVRVNGVRA, encoded by the coding sequence ATGCCCTTTGACCGTTTCGCTATCATTGAAAGCACGCTCCGCGAGGGCGAGCAGTTTAGCACCGCGACCTTCACGACCGCGCAGAAGATCGAGATCGCCACCATGCTGGATGACTTCGGCGTCGAGATGATCGAGATGACATCGCCGGTCGCCAGCCCGCAAAGCGCCGCAGACGTGCGCGCCGTGGTCGGGCTTGGGTTGAATGCCCGCATCCTCACCCACATCCGCTGCAAGCGCGAGGATGCCATGCAGGCGCTCGAAACCGGCGTGCACGGCGTCGATATCGTGATCGGGACGTCACCGCAGTTGATGCAGCACAGCCACGGCAAGTCCGTGCGCCAGATCATCGACTCGGCGCTGGACGTGCTTACATTTGTGCGGGAGCAGAAGCCCGACGTCATCCTGCGCTTCAGCACTGAGGACAGTTTCCGCAGCAAAGAATCGGATCTGCTGCGCGTGTATCTGGCGGTTGCCGACAGCGGACTCGTAGATCGGCTTGGCGTCGCCGACACGGTCGGGATTGCCACACCCAGCCGCACGTTCGAACTGGTGCATCAGTTGGTGCGATTGACCGGACTCGACATCGAGTTCCACGGCCACAACGACTCGTGCTGCGCGGTCGCCAACGCCACGGCGGCGCTCGAAGCCGGCGCGACTCACATCGACACGACCATTCTCGGCATCGGCGAACGCAACGGCATTACCCCGCTGGGCGGGCTGATCGCCCGCTTGTACACGCTCAACCGCGACTATGTCGCCAAGTACAACCTGCCGCTGCTGCCGCAGTTGGACGCGCTGATCAGCCGCTTGTGTGATCTGCCGATCCCATTCAACAACACGATCACCGGCAGCAGCGCGTTCATCCACAAGGCCGGTATCCACGCCAAAGCGGTATTGGCCGACCCGACAACCTACGAGGCCATCAATCCCGGAGATTTCGGCTTGAGCCGCGAGATTGCCATCGGCCATCGGCTGACCGGCTGGAACGCCATCCGTGACCGGGCGGCAGTACTGGGCTTGGCGATCGACGACGCGACGATTCAGGACGTCACACGGGTCATCAAGGCGCGCGCCGACGAGCGCCCGATGACGGGCGCGGAGATTGACGCGCTGCTGCGCGAGGCGGCAGGAGCAACCCTCACCCCCGGCCCCTCTCCCTCAGGGGGAGAGGGGGAGAGAGCTTCGCGTGTACCTGACTTTCCGGAAGGCTATTCCTCAAGTGAGAAACCTGAGCGCACCTTTTCACACAACGCAGATTTATCTCCAGATTGTGAGCCTAATCCCCCTCTCCCTGATGACCAGCGGGAACACCGAAGGTCGGGAGAGGGGCTAGGGGTGAGGGTCAACGGGGTGAGGGCTTGA
- a CDS encoding [LysW]-lysine hydrolase — MSSLDSGVELLESLVRIPSISGEENAASAHLVAWMDQHGASRAFVDDAGNAVGIWGRGPRQIVLLGHIDTVGGFPDVRREGELLYGRGTVDAKGPLCAFAAAASMATVPEGWQVVVIGAVEEECPTSAGAHYAIGQYAPELCVIGEPSRWDRLTLGYKGRLIADATLARSNAHSAGQSATTAEAAFTVWRAVSDYANRLNDGHTRVFDQLDASLTRINTADDGLTQSAAMTFGFRLPPTVDPQALEHDIRDLVTTSAPHGTTIQMRFTSHTPAFAAERDNVLSRLFRGAIRAEGGTPAFVMKTGTSDMNLAGPAWACPILAYGPGDSALDHTPDEHIDLDEYRRSIRILTRVLNALPLEPATQPSTETPHAL; from the coding sequence GTGAGCTCGCTTGATTCTGGGGTCGAGCTGCTGGAGTCGTTGGTGCGGATTCCGTCGATCTCCGGCGAAGAGAACGCCGCAAGCGCGCACCTCGTCGCCTGGATGGACCAGCACGGCGCGTCGCGCGCCTTCGTCGACGATGCCGGGAATGCCGTCGGAATCTGGGGCCGCGGCCCGCGCCAGATCGTCTTGCTCGGGCACATCGACACCGTCGGCGGGTTTCCCGACGTGCGCCGCGAGGGCGAACTGCTCTATGGGCGCGGCACGGTCGACGCGAAGGGTCCGCTGTGCGCGTTTGCGGCCGCGGCGAGCATGGCGACCGTGCCGGAGGGCTGGCAGGTCGTCGTGATCGGCGCGGTCGAGGAAGAGTGCCCGACCAGCGCCGGTGCGCACTACGCGATCGGGCAGTATGCGCCCGAGCTGTGCGTGATCGGCGAACCGTCGCGGTGGGATCGGCTGACACTGGGCTACAAGGGCCGGCTGATCGCAGACGCCACGCTGGCCCGATCAAACGCCCATAGCGCCGGCCAATCCGCGACCACCGCCGAAGCCGCATTCACGGTATGGCGTGCGGTGTCCGACTATGCGAACCGGCTCAATGACGGCCACACGCGCGTGTTCGACCAGTTGGACGCTTCGCTCACGCGGATCAACACGGCCGACGACGGCTTGACGCAATCGGCCGCCATGACGTTCGGATTTCGCTTGCCGCCAACCGTCGATCCTCAGGCGCTCGAACACGATATCCGCGACCTTGTGACGACATCTGCGCCGCACGGCACCACAATTCAAATGCGATTCACGTCGCACACGCCGGCCTTCGCCGCCGAACGCGACAACGTGCTCTCGCGGCTGTTTCGCGGCGCGATCCGCGCCGAAGGCGGCACACCAGCCTTTGTGATGAAGACCGGCACCAGCGACATGAACCTCGCCGGTCCGGCGTGGGCCTGCCCGATCCTGGCCTACGGCCCCGGCGACTCAGCACTGGATCACACGCCCGACGAGCACATCGACCTCGATGAATACCGCCGTTCGATTCGCATCCTGACGCGTGTACTCAACGCGCTTCCGCTCGAACCCGCAACCCAGCCCTCAACGGAGACTCCGCATGCCCTTTGA
- a CDS encoding SH3 domain-containing protein has product MSTAASYRSTSKRRLRVPHRLLLALVLIAAFSFGAAAQPRSVFYNSGLVGQIDASNPVSLLVFNGSSNDLVAIDVFSLTEGLNPTVSLLSPSQIPIASTVGRDGAARVAAVLPEGGTYSILVGALNGAQGEYALRLSGQPVVSPFRMVLGEELQAQFAPGGEAQVLVVDASQSAAILSLGASNASQVTSDTLRFRAEIVASNGGLLARYYSTTGARILIPQGAGDVFAVVSSADPSTGGSFSLVLLPPDSSSAPQVVITGPQTQTGTGSSTSPQPVTTPEVSQPGTSSSSGGCQLIAGPNGVNVRQGDGTNYGVIAQIEPNGVRDVFGRNNSSTWFTINVGGQTGWVAGQVVTLTGNCSGVPVVAVGSAPQQPQQPQPTTSTGGQPSPTPPAPVATQEPGQPTQPGQPTQPSQPTQPGQATSTYTPSYTPTQPNQPTATYTPSYTPTTEAPTAPPDSNTFLWNVDRNNGGTFSEYVSGPAGDTVDRIEMRVNLGQVGGEATRNVTVTLNCNGNGTQYVYLTRTSQNAQRYGCGQSITYRYSAPYGTGYYYVFVDGGQAYVNYTLVATTQP; this is encoded by the coding sequence ATGTCAACCGCAGCATCGTACCGTTCGACGTCCAAGCGCCGCCTTAGGGTGCCGCACCGCCTACTACTCGCCCTCGTCCTGATTGCTGCCTTCTCGTTCGGGGCAGCTGCGCAGCCCCGCTCGGTGTTCTACAACTCCGGCCTCGTGGGGCAGATCGACGCGTCCAATCCGGTCTCGCTGCTCGTGTTCAACGGCAGTTCCAACGACCTCGTCGCGATCGACGTGTTTTCGCTCACCGAAGGCCTGAACCCGACCGTCTCGCTGCTCAGTCCGTCGCAGATTCCGATTGCCTCGACGGTCGGTCGTGATGGCGCAGCCCGCGTCGCGGCGGTCCTGCCGGAAGGCGGTACGTATTCGATCCTTGTCGGCGCGTTGAACGGCGCGCAAGGCGAGTATGCGCTGCGACTCAGCGGTCAACCAGTGGTCTCACCGTTCCGCATGGTGCTCGGTGAAGAACTGCAAGCGCAGTTTGCGCCGGGTGGCGAGGCGCAGGTACTGGTGGTAGATGCGTCGCAGTCGGCGGCTATCCTTTCGCTTGGTGCGAGCAATGCATCTCAGGTCACGTCCGACACACTGCGTTTCCGCGCCGAAATCGTCGCCAGCAACGGCGGCCTGCTCGCGCGCTACTACTCGACCACAGGCGCGCGCATCCTGATCCCGCAAGGCGCAGGGGACGTGTTCGCAGTGGTCAGCTCGGCCGATCCGTCGACGGGCGGTTCGTTCAGCCTCGTGCTGCTGCCGCCGGACAGCTCCAGCGCGCCGCAGGTGGTCATCACCGGCCCGCAAACCCAGACCGGCACCGGGTCGTCCACCAGCCCGCAGCCAGTGACTACGCCGGAAGTGAGCCAGCCGGGCACGTCAAGCTCCAGCGGCGGCTGTCAGTTGATCGCCGGGCCGAACGGTGTCAACGTCCGCCAAGGCGACGGCACGAACTACGGTGTGATCGCGCAGATCGAGCCGAACGGCGTGCGTGACGTATTCGGACGCAACAACTCCAGCACGTGGTTCACCATCAACGTCGGTGGCCAGACGGGTTGGGTCGCGGGTCAGGTCGTGACTCTGACCGGCAATTGCAGCGGCGTGCCGGTCGTCGCCGTCGGATCGGCCCCGCAGCAGCCACAGCAGCCGCAGCCCACGACCTCGACGGGCGGTCAGCCGTCGCCGACCCCGCCAGCCCCGGTCGCGACGCAGGAACCCGGTCAGCCCACGCAGCCGGGTCAACCGACTCAGCCCAGCCAGCCCACGCAGCCCGGTCAAGCGACTTCGACGTATACGCCGTCGTACACGCCGACACAGCCGAACCAGCCGACTGCGACCTATACCCCGTCGTACACGCCGACCACCGAAGCGCCGACTGCACCGCCGGACAGCAACACGTTCCTGTGGAATGTCGACCGTAACAACGGCGGGACGTTCAGCGAGTACGTGTCCGGCCCGGCGGGCGACACGGTCGACCGGATCGAGATGCGCGTCAACCTCGGGCAGGTTGGCGGCGAAGCCACACGCAACGTGACCGTCACGCTCAACTGCAACGGAAACGGCACGCAGTACGTCTACCTGACGCGGACGAGCCAGAACGCTCAGCGTTACGGCTGCGGTCAGAGCATCACCTATCGCTACAGCGCGCCGTACGGCACCGGCTACTACTACGTGTTTGTCGACGGCGGCCAAGCCTACGTCAACTACACGCTGGTGGCGACCACCCAGCCGTAA
- a CDS encoding toll/interleukin-1 receptor domain-containing protein, producing MIDALPPDFLPRATRILLPRFSAADEREAWLAQAFFLSDPRLYHDLRMVEGAPIVTVTRTITALLNAACLPGRKTHALAALLSAVKLGSPEPAHGEIDSLVTLLDPLCTGDPKSTTTAKPVVPVQRPSKPLQTIETPEDERTPTVFISYAHADDDFAMTLISDLQNAGHAIWIDTVSIKGGDAWVKSIADGIRNSYAFVTLISPDANGSRWVLREYLLAENLGKAIFPAMARQADIPFQMIDRQVIMLHENYTDGLRELVAVLPVAQVEMPPGDMELPRQPSPVPPPQAAPAPVVQPQAPPASRSSSGGPGGMLGGILDRLGELFSGDSKKAAPEAEPSAPRRKREKDDLGGAEPKPHEAAAEEAEADEAEASELLDVPEPEAGAMAPHAAPMMRSPVSRADELQFIQRQFALVFNNMEERGKTDMDDERVRWATLPVDAMFEVRREDAAEHPVATAGDVWQAMGRAIVEADSAGEAAAVIWAALEAQMQRALTDPAEPLPVVLDLANWDERSATLESYVHHHLDALADYWPTLAQQDRVALLISGVEVADGERTGERQADVEAFLRAHPELPSLVVTLSVVQP from the coding sequence ATGATCGACGCACTTCCGCCTGACTTTCTCCCTCGCGCCACCCGCATTCTGCTGCCGCGCTTCAGCGCCGCCGACGAACGCGAGGCATGGTTAGCGCAAGCCTTCTTCTTGAGCGACCCACGCCTGTATCATGACCTGCGCATGGTGGAAGGCGCGCCAATCGTCACCGTCACGCGCACCATTACCGCGCTGCTCAACGCCGCCTGTCTGCCCGGGCGCAAAACGCACGCGCTAGCGGCCCTGCTCAGCGCCGTGAAGCTGGGATCGCCCGAACCGGCACACGGTGAGATCGACTCGCTGGTGACGCTGCTCGACCCGCTGTGTACCGGCGACCCCAAGTCGACGACGACAGCCAAACCGGTGGTGCCCGTGCAGCGCCCGTCGAAGCCGCTGCAAACCATCGAGACGCCCGAGGATGAGCGCACGCCGACCGTCTTCATTAGTTACGCACACGCGGACGACGACTTCGCGATGACGTTGATCTCCGACTTGCAGAATGCCGGTCACGCCATCTGGATCGATACCGTCAGCATCAAGGGCGGTGACGCGTGGGTCAAGTCGATCGCCGACGGCATCCGCAACAGCTACGCATTCGTCACGCTCATCAGCCCGGACGCCAACGGAAGCCGCTGGGTGCTGCGCGAGTACCTGCTGGCCGAAAACCTCGGCAAAGCGATCTTTCCGGCGATGGCGCGCCAAGCGGACATCCCATTCCAGATGATCGACCGGCAGGTGATCATGCTGCACGAAAACTACACCGACGGATTGCGCGAGCTGGTGGCCGTGCTGCCTGTGGCGCAGGTGGAAATGCCGCCGGGCGACATGGAACTGCCGCGCCAACCTTCACCTGTGCCTCCGCCACAAGCCGCCCCTGCGCCGGTCGTTCAGCCTCAAGCGCCGCCAGCGAGCCGCTCAAGCTCGGGCGGACCGGGAGGGATGCTTGGTGGCATTCTCGACCGGCTTGGCGAATTGTTCAGTGGCGACTCGAAGAAGGCGGCGCCGGAAGCCGAGCCGTCTGCGCCGCGGCGCAAGCGCGAGAAGGATGATCTTGGCGGCGCGGAACCGAAGCCACACGAGGCTGCGGCTGAAGAGGCGGAAGCCGACGAGGCTGAGGCCAGCGAGCTGCTCGATGTGCCGGAACCCGAAGCCGGGGCGATGGCGCCGCACGCTGCCCCGATGATGCGATCGCCGGTCAGCCGTGCCGACGAGCTGCAGTTTATCCAGCGCCAGTTTGCGCTCGTGTTCAACAACATGGAAGAACGCGGCAAGACCGACATGGACGACGAGCGCGTGCGCTGGGCAACGCTGCCGGTCGACGCGATGTTCGAAGTACGACGCGAAGATGCCGCCGAGCATCCAGTCGCGACCGCCGGCGATGTGTGGCAGGCGATGGGCCGCGCGATCGTCGAGGCGGACAGTGCGGGCGAAGCCGCCGCCGTGATCTGGGCGGCGCTCGAAGCGCAGATGCAGCGCGCCTTGACCGACCCCGCTGAACCGCTGCCGGTCGTGTTGGATTTGGCGAACTGGGACGAACGCTCAGCGACGCTGGAGTCCTACGTGCATCATCACCTCGATGCACTGGCCGACTACTGGCCGACACTGGCGCAGCAGGATCGCGTTGCGCTGCTGATTAGCGGCGTAGAAGTCGCCGATGGAGAGCGCACCGGCGAGCGACAGGCGGATGTCGAAGCGTTCCTGCGTGCTCATCCCGAACTGCCATCGCTGGTCGTCACGTTGAGCGTAGTGCAGCCGTAG
- a CDS encoding [LysW]-aminoadipate kinase yields MNDLLVIKVGGASGLDLDACARDIAAIAAERPVMLVHGVSAALDALCAERGVPVRTLTSPSGHASRYTDAATRDLYVEAASIVGRTWADALARHGAQAKVAVPAVTAERKDAVRAVIDGRVRIVRDDYTGSITGAETSALSDLLNLGAVPVVPPIATSTDGLLNVDGDRAAAALASALGAHTLLILSNVRGLYRDAADPDSLVTQVPPQAMSQALEWAAGRMKRKVIAAQEALAGRVARVVIGDGRRETPVRDGLAGVGTVFSAAHDGVEV; encoded by the coding sequence ATGAACGACCTTCTCGTGATCAAAGTCGGCGGAGCATCAGGTCTCGACCTTGACGCATGCGCCCGCGACATCGCGGCGATCGCGGCGGAGCGACCCGTCATGCTGGTGCATGGCGTGAGTGCTGCGCTCGATGCTCTGTGCGCCGAGCGAGGCGTGCCGGTGCGCACACTGACATCGCCCTCAGGCCACGCCTCGCGTTACACCGACGCGGCAACACGCGACCTGTACGTCGAGGCGGCCAGCATCGTCGGGCGCACGTGGGCCGACGCGCTGGCCCGACACGGCGCGCAGGCAAAGGTTGCCGTCCCGGCGGTCACGGCCGAGCGCAAGGACGCTGTGCGGGCGGTGATCGATGGCCGCGTACGCATTGTGCGCGACGACTACACCGGCAGCATCACCGGCGCTGAAACGAGTGCGCTTAGTGATCTGCTGAACCTAGGCGCCGTTCCCGTCGTCCCGCCGATTGCTACCAGCACCGACGGACTGCTCAACGTCGACGGCGACCGTGCCGCCGCGGCGCTAGCCTCGGCGCTCGGTGCACACACCCTGCTGATCCTGAGCAACGTGCGCGGGCTGTATCGGGACGCTGCCGATCCGGACTCGCTGGTGACGCAGGTCCCGCCGCAGGCGATGTCGCAGGCGTTGGAGTGGGCGGCAGGCCGCATGAAGCGCAAGGTCATCGCCGCGCAGGAAGCGTTGGCTGGCCGCGTCGCGCGGGTCGTGATCGGCGATGGACGGCGCGAGACGCCGGTGCGCGATGGTTTGGCCGGTGTCGGCACCGTGTTCAGCGCCGCACATGACGGAGTGGAGGTCTAG
- a CDS encoding 3-isopropylmalate dehydratase produces MSAHRVWVYGDNVNTDLIFPGKYTYTLRTDAEIRAKALEDLDPGFASAVQPGDVIVAGRNWGCGSSREQAVTSLRLCGVPAIIAGSFGGLYFRNCINQGVHPIVLPEIAGLVRTGDTIEIDHEAGVVRAAGREFVIPPLPDSVHAILDAGGLLPMLQARFSAV; encoded by the coding sequence ATGAGCGCGCATCGGGTGTGGGTCTACGGCGACAACGTCAACACTGACCTGATCTTCCCCGGCAAGTACACCTATACGCTGCGCACCGATGCCGAAATCCGGGCAAAGGCGCTGGAAGACCTCGATCCGGGGTTCGCTTCGGCTGTACAACCCGGCGACGTGATCGTCGCAGGGCGCAACTGGGGCTGTGGCTCAAGCCGCGAGCAGGCCGTGACGTCGCTGCGCTTGTGCGGCGTGCCAGCCATCATCGCCGGCTCGTTCGGCGGGCTGTACTTCCGCAACTGCATCAATCAAGGCGTGCACCCGATCGTGCTTCCGGAGATCGCCGGCCTCGTCCGCACAGGCGACACAATCGAGATCGACCACGAGGCCGGGGTCGTGCGTGCGGCCGGCCGCGAGTTTGTTATTCCGCCGCTGCCCGACAGCGTACACGCAATCCTTGACGCTGGCGGGCTGCTGCCCATGCTACAGGCGCGGTTCAGCGCTGTCTGA
- a CDS encoding 3-isopropylmalate dehydratase large subunit, which produces MHTFAEKALAHAAGVSSVSAGDVLDIRPDVVFSHDNSAAILRIFNQIGAPAVVRPERIAITLDHAVPAPTTAHAQNHADIRAFTAQHGIRLFEIGRGICHQVLSEEAIVLPGEVVLGADSHTTHFGWLGAFGMGIGRTEVAALWATGTLWIRVPETLQITLTGRIPGGVTAKDIALAILGRWTVEGADYRAVEFAGDALADIPLDDRPVLPNMMSEFGAISAYMPPDQTVLDYAASRASRTFTPLYPDAGATYSERVTVDVSALEPLIALPDQPDRVAPLSQVVGTPIQQAFVGTCTGGRYSDLAAAAAVVRGRKVRSRLIVIPASAQVLSRAMRTGVLQDLIDAGAALGTPGCGPCMGNHLGVPAPDEATISTGSRNFKGRMGTAGAPVYLANAAVVAASAVAGHIISPEAVVSGGLRPAEEPA; this is translated from the coding sequence ATGCACACCTTCGCTGAGAAAGCCCTTGCCCACGCCGCAGGTGTCTCGAGCGTCAGTGCGGGCGACGTGCTCGATATCCGGCCCGATGTCGTGTTCAGCCACGACAACAGCGCCGCGATCCTGCGCATCTTCAACCAGATCGGCGCGCCGGCCGTAGTACGGCCTGAGCGCATCGCGATTACGCTCGACCACGCCGTGCCGGCGCCGACCACCGCTCACGCGCAGAACCACGCCGATATCCGCGCTTTCACGGCGCAGCACGGCATCCGGTTGTTCGAGATCGGGCGCGGCATCTGCCACCAAGTCTTGAGCGAGGAAGCCATCGTGCTCCCCGGCGAGGTCGTGTTGGGGGCGGACAGCCACACTACGCATTTCGGATGGCTCGGGGCGTTCGGCATGGGGATTGGGCGCACCGAAGTCGCCGCGTTGTGGGCGACCGGCACCCTTTGGATTCGCGTGCCCGAGACGCTCCAGATCACGTTGACGGGCCGCATCCCCGGCGGGGTCACCGCCAAAGACATCGCGCTGGCGATCCTCGGCCGGTGGACGGTTGAAGGAGCGGACTACCGTGCGGTCGAGTTCGCTGGCGATGCGCTGGCCGACATCCCGCTGGACGACCGCCCCGTATTGCCCAACATGATGAGCGAGTTCGGCGCGATCAGCGCGTACATGCCGCCGGATCAGACCGTGCTCGACTACGCGGCGTCACGCGCCTCTCGAACGTTCACGCCGCTGTACCCGGATGCGGGCGCGACGTACAGCGAGCGGGTGACGGTCGATGTCTCCGCGCTGGAGCCGCTGATCGCCCTGCCCGACCAACCCGACCGCGTCGCGCCACTCTCGCAAGTCGTAGGCACACCGATTCAGCAGGCTTTCGTCGGTACGTGCACCGGCGGGCGCTACAGCGACCTCGCGGCGGCGGCGGCGGTTGTGCGAGGGCGGAAAGTGCGTTCGCGCCTGATCGTCATCCCGGCCAGCGCACAAGTGCTCAGCCGGGCGATGCGCACCGGCGTGCTGCAGGACTTGATCGACGCGGGTGCTGCGCTCGGGACACCCGGATGCGGGCCGTGTATGGGCAATCACCTCGGCGTGCCCGCGCCGGACGAGGCGACAATCAGCACGGGAAGCCGCAACTTCAAGGGCCGGATGGGTACGGCGGGCGCACCCGTGTATCTTGCCAACGCGGCGGTCGTGGCGGCCAGTGCGGTCGCCGGGCACATCATCAGCCCGGAGGCGGTAGTGAGCGGCGGACTGCGCCCCGCGGAGGAACCGGCATGA
- a CDS encoding aspartate aminotransferase family protein — protein MNDAVTSTAAAIEDRFTSGAYTKRPLTLVRGQGSTVWDDAGSTYLDLTSGQGVALLGHAHPAVASAVSDQASTLITCAEAFYNDRRAELYALLNDVLNDDTADAAGDWRFFLCNSGAEANEAALKAARLLTGRSGIVAAKRGFHGRTLGALGATFNPDYRSPFAGWTPDVTHIAYNDVAAADAAITDQTAAVLIEAVQGEGGVHLADAEWLRTIRHLCTERGALLIVDEVQSGLGRCGRWFAYQHADITPDVVTLGKGIAGGVPMGAAAWRAELGTIPSATHGSTFGGNPLACAAATAAIGALREIEAPARADRLGAWAREWLTARDIPGVREVRGAGLMIGIELRTRVTPVLQALQARGVLALPAGKTVLRLLPPLVIDQSELEFALAQVEAVLRELA, from the coding sequence ATGAACGATGCAGTCACGTCGACAGCAGCGGCGATCGAAGACCGCTTTACGTCCGGCGCGTACACGAAGCGCCCGCTGACGCTGGTGCGCGGTCAAGGCAGCACCGTCTGGGACGACGCCGGCAGCACGTACCTCGATCTCACCAGCGGGCAGGGCGTGGCGCTGCTCGGCCATGCGCATCCGGCGGTCGCGTCGGCGGTCAGTGATCAGGCGTCGACGTTGATCACGTGTGCCGAGGCGTTCTACAACGACCGCCGCGCCGAGCTGTACGCCCTGCTCAACGACGTGCTGAACGATGACACAGCGGATGCGGCAGGGGATTGGCGCTTCTTCCTGTGCAACAGCGGCGCCGAGGCCAACGAAGCGGCGCTCAAGGCTGCACGCCTGCTGACCGGGCGCAGCGGGATCGTCGCCGCCAAGCGCGGGTTCCACGGGCGGACGCTGGGCGCTCTGGGTGCGACGTTCAACCCGGACTACCGCAGCCCGTTCGCCGGGTGGACGCCGGATGTAACACACATCGCATACAACGACGTCGCGGCGGCTGACGCCGCGATCACCGATCAGACCGCCGCCGTGCTGATCGAAGCCGTTCAAGGCGAAGGCGGTGTGCATCTGGCCGACGCGGAATGGCTGCGCACGATCCGGCACCTTTGCACCGAGCGCGGCGCGCTGCTGATCGTCGACGAGGTGCAGTCGGGTTTGGGGCGCTGCGGACGCTGGTTCGCCTATCAGCACGCGGACATCACGCCGGACGTCGTGACGCTTGGCAAGGGCATCGCCGGCGGCGTGCCGATGGGGGCAGCGGCATGGCGCGCGGAACTCGGCACCATTCCGTCTGCGACGCATGGCAGCACCTTCGGCGGCAATCCGCTGGCGTGCGCGGCGGCCACTGCCGCCATCGGCGCGCTGCGTGAGATCGAGGCGCCGGCGCGGGCCGACCGCCTCGGCGCATGGGCGCGCGAGTGGCTGACCGCGCGTGACATCCCCGGCGTGCGTGAGGTGCGCGGCGCGGGGCTGATGATCGGAATCGAGCTGCGGACGCGCGTCACACCGGTGCTGCAAGCCTTGCAGGCGCGCGGCGTGCTGGCGCTCCCGGCAGGCAAGACCGTCCTGCGCCTCCTCCCGCCGCTGGTGATCGACCAGTCCGAACTCGAGTTCGCGTTGGCGCAGGTTGAGGCGGTGCTGCGTGAGCTCGCTTGA